A portion of the Podospora pseudoanserina strain CBS 124.78 chromosome 2, whole genome shotgun sequence genome contains these proteins:
- the HEM2 gene encoding Aminolevulinate dehydratase (EggNog:ENOG503NU9P; COG:H; BUSCO:EOG092630N3), whose product MSFSSLVQDLSLRDNGVARRRGDASVSTVNDTASRTSHISRAMSYASTTATSVSISGDISSQLHAGYSHPLARSWQAERQLTKSMLIYPLFVSDQDDEEVLIPSLPGQYRRGVNRLIPYLEPLVQKGLRSVILFGVPLRPGTKDALGTSADDPQGPVIRSIQLLRQRFPHLYIVADVCLCEYTSHGHCGILRDDGSLNNQLSVDRISDVAVSYARAGAHCVAPSDMNDGRIRAIKLKLIEEGIVHNVTLMSYAAKFSGCLYGPFRDAAGSAPSFGDRRCYQLPPGGRGLARRAIIRDISEGADIIMVKPASQYLDVISDAKELGKDLPIAAYQVSGEFAMIHAAAKAGVFDLKAMAFESTEGILRAGATIIISYFTPEFLDWLSN is encoded by the exons ATGTCTTTCTCTAGCCTCGTTCAGGACTTGTCCCTCCGCGACAACGGTGTAGCGCGCAGACGAGGTGACGCCTCCGTTTCGACCGTCAACGACACTGCTTCCCGCACATCGCACATCTCGAGAGCCATGTCGTACGCCAGCACTACTGCCACAAGTGTCAGCATCTCTGGTGATATCTCGAGTCAGCTGCATGCTGGTTACAGCCATCCTCTTGCGCGGTCATGGCAGGCCGAGCGCCAATTGACCAAG TCCATGCTCATCTACCCTCTTTTCGTGTCTGAtcaagacgatgaggaggtgctTATTCCCTCTCTCCCGGGCCAATACCGCCGCGGTGTCAACAGGCTTATTCCGTACCTTGAGCCGCTCGTCCAGAAAGGTCTCCGTTCCGTCATTCTGTTCGGTGTGCCATTGAGACCAGGGACCAAGGACGCCCTTGGCACCTCCGCCGACGACCCGCAAGGTCCCGTCATTCGCAGCATCCAGCTTCTGCGCCAAAGATTCCCCCATCTTTATATCGTTGCCGATGTCTGCCTTTGCGAGTACACTTCCCATGGCCACTGCGGTATCTTGAGGGACGATGGCAGCCTGAACAACCAGCTGTCTGTTGACCGTATCTCCGACGTTGCGGTCTCGTACGCTCGGGCTGGCGCTCACTGCGTTGCGCCTTCAGACATGAACGACGGCCGCATCCGAGccatcaagctcaagctGATTGAGGAGGGTATTGTGCACAATGTGACGCTTATGTCGTATGCTGCCAAATTTTCCGGATGTCTTTACGGACCCTTCCGCGATGCTGCTGGCTCGGCGCCCTCGTTTGGTGACCGCAGATGCTACCAGCTCCCCCCTGGAGGCCGTGGCCTCGCTCGCCGGGCCATCATCCGTGATATCAGCGAGGGAGCCGATATCATCATGGTCAAGCCGGCTTCTCAGTACCTGGACGTTATCAGCGATGCTAAGGAGCTCGGCAAGGACCTGCCCATTGCGGCCTACCAGGTCAGCGGCGAGTTTGCCATGATTCATGCGGCGGCCAAGGCTGGTGTTTTTGACCTCAAGGCCATGGCGTTTGAGAGCACAGAGGGCATTCTCAGGGCGGGagcaaccatcatcatcagctaCTTCACACCAGAATTCCTGGACTGGCTGAGCAATTGA
- a CDS encoding hypothetical protein (EggNog:ENOG503P2ZV; COG:S) — protein MARTGFIHHFGTFLLFSATVLLIITCISAPVVRSIALLKVELPGGGTNNGGFNFLPDLADGESGRNGNDPSVTFGVFGYCLNDVFGGQCPRRLGYSPLGIIQGLVGPNRGQSGNPNFSPEQTFGEFYSDNSVRTSRALTKAMVLHPIAAAFNFIAFILALGAGMVGSLLASLVAVLAFIITAVTCIIDFVLFGIVRSNLSNGWDSDDEDSLGLQVERVYYDNAAWMTLAAAVLSLVGAVVVFFSCCSGRIHKRRERKRAVKGEVPATDYGTPVAPRRRRWF, from the exons ATGGCCCGGACAGGCTTCATCCACCACTTTGGCACCTTCTTGCTGTTTTCAGCCACCGTCTTGCTGATCATCACCTGCATCTCGGCCCCAGTAGTGAGATCTATCGCTCTCCTCAAGGTCGAGCTCCCTGGCGGCGGGACCAACAATGGCGGGTTCAACTTCCTGCCCGATCttgctgatggggagagTGGACGGAACGGAAACGATCCCTCGGTTAcgtttggtgtttttgggtATTGTTTGAATGATGTCTTTGG AGGCCAAtgcccccgccgcctcgggTACTCCCCCCTCGGCATCATCCAGGGCCTCGTCGGCCCCAACCGTGGACAGTCGGGCAaccccaacttctcccccgAGCAGACCTTTGGCGAGTTCTACTCTGACAACTCGGTGCGCACCTCGCGCGCGCTCACAAAGGCCATGGTCCTCCACCCCATCGCCGCGGCCTTCAACTTTATCGCTTTTATCCTTGCGCTGGGCGCGGGTATGGTTGGGTCGCTGCTGGCGTCTCTTGTTGCTGTCTTGGCCTTTATCATCACGGCTGTGACCTGCATCATTGACTTTGTCCTGTTTGGCATTGTGAGGAGCAATCTGAGCAATGGGTGGGATAGTGACGATGAGGATAGCTTGGGGTTgcaggtggagagggtttACTATGATAATGCTGCCTGGATGACGCTCGCGGCTGCGGTGTTGAGCTTGGtcggtgctgttgttgttttcttcaGCTGCTGCAGTGGAAGGATTCAtaagaggagggagaggaagagggctgtgaagggggaggtgccgGCTACTGATTATGGGACTCCTGTTGCGCCCaggaggcggagatggtTCTAA